The following are encoded in a window of Pseudomonas multiresinivorans genomic DNA:
- a CDS encoding M24 family metallopeptidase, with translation MLTAFPARTYRQRVEAVKRRMADRGLDALVVNYPDNINYLTGFDSLGFLWYQALIISPKLAEPVFLTRTSEEPCTWELSCINEAIFYDIAKQDPLKIVADVLAQAGLSQARIGLEMTASTFSPAQYNALLGYMPEARFEDAGPLVAENRLIKTAEEIEYQRSAARMADQGMLAAFEALRPGISEVEVAGIVANALGRAGSEYSAISPMCATGRRSTMTHAMPHRQTISHGDVVILEHAGVCNRYHAILMRTAVIGKPSPRVKEVATLLTEAFNAAIEIAKPGTPVGEANRVCNQILDRIDLSRTRVHRIGYSLGLAYPPTWLEAMMVDEADDHVFEPNMSFSIEPNLSLYNEGFGIKLGDTVLCGEKGSASLSEIPPELTIID, from the coding sequence ATGCTTACTGCTTTCCCCGCTCGCACCTACCGTCAACGCGTCGAAGCCGTCAAACGCCGCATGGCCGACCGTGGCCTGGATGCCCTGGTGGTCAACTACCCGGACAACATCAACTACCTCACCGGCTTCGACAGCCTGGGCTTCCTCTGGTACCAGGCGCTTATCATCTCGCCGAAGCTGGCCGAGCCGGTGTTCCTCACCCGCACCAGCGAGGAGCCCTGCACCTGGGAACTGTCGTGCATCAACGAGGCGATCTTCTATGACATCGCCAAGCAGGACCCGCTGAAGATCGTCGCCGACGTGCTGGCCCAGGCCGGCCTGTCCCAGGCGCGCATCGGCCTGGAAATGACCGCCTCGACCTTCTCTCCGGCGCAGTACAACGCATTGCTGGGCTACATGCCCGAGGCACGCTTCGAAGACGCCGGCCCGCTGGTCGCCGAGAACCGCCTGATCAAGACCGCCGAGGAAATCGAGTACCAGCGCAGCGCCGCGCGCATGGCCGACCAGGGCATGCTGGCCGCCTTCGAGGCGCTGCGCCCGGGCATCTCCGAGGTGGAAGTGGCCGGCATCGTCGCCAACGCCCTGGGCCGCGCCGGCAGCGAGTACTCGGCGATCAGCCCGATGTGCGCCACCGGCCGCCGCAGCACCATGACCCACGCCATGCCGCACCGCCAGACCATCAGCCATGGCGACGTGGTGATCCTCGAACACGCCGGCGTGTGCAACCGCTACCACGCCATCCTCATGCGCACCGCGGTAATCGGCAAACCCAGCCCGCGCGTGAAGGAAGTCGCGACCCTGCTCACCGAGGCCTTCAACGCCGCCATCGAGATCGCCAAACCGGGCACCCCGGTGGGCGAGGCCAACCGCGTGTGCAACCAGATCCTCGACCGCATCGACCTCTCGCGCACCCGCGTGCACCGCATCGGCTACAGCCTGGGCCTGGCCTACCCGCCGACCTGGCTGGAAGCGATGATGGTGGACGAGGCCGACGACCACGTGTTCGAGCCGAACATGTCGTTCTCCATCGAGCCCAACCTGTCCTTGTACAACGAAGGCTTCGGCATCAAGCTCGGCGA
- a CDS encoding ABC transporter permease: MTPQGTYLSAMPKGVKKPQLPRPQVGRWLSWAALALSALFLLLPILVIVPLSFGNQRYLAFPDGGWSLRHYATLFDGAWLVSILQSLGLALVVGALSTALAFLFATGIWLQRRHRTLLTAIVLLPMIVPQVVSAMSIYYLDARLGVLDSLLGVGFGHLLMALPYSVIAMLVAYARLDQSLYKASRSLGAGLWPTLWNVLLPNVRGGVLGSFFMGFVMSWEEVVVTLFTSGLNVVTLPKRIWDGLRYNLDPAIAAVSTLMIVLTLVVMLVRLYLARQQPPS; the protein is encoded by the coding sequence GTGACTCCGCAGGGAACCTATCTCTCCGCCATGCCCAAGGGCGTGAAAAAGCCGCAACTGCCACGCCCGCAGGTCGGCCGCTGGCTGTCCTGGGCCGCTCTGGCGCTGTCCGCGCTGTTCCTGCTGCTGCCGATCCTGGTGATCGTCCCGCTGTCGTTCGGCAACCAGCGCTACCTGGCCTTCCCGGACGGCGGCTGGTCGCTGCGCCACTATGCGACGCTGTTCGATGGCGCCTGGCTGGTGTCGATCCTGCAGAGCCTGGGCCTGGCCCTGGTGGTCGGTGCGCTGTCCACGGCGCTGGCCTTCCTGTTCGCCACCGGCATCTGGCTGCAGCGCCGGCACCGCACGCTGCTGACCGCCATCGTGCTGCTGCCGATGATCGTGCCGCAGGTGGTTTCGGCCATGTCGATCTACTACCTCGATGCGCGCCTGGGCGTGCTCGACAGCCTGCTGGGGGTCGGCTTCGGCCACCTGCTGATGGCGCTGCCGTACTCGGTGATTGCCATGCTGGTGGCCTACGCGCGGCTCGACCAGAGCCTGTACAAGGCCTCGCGCTCCCTCGGTGCCGGGCTCTGGCCGACGCTGTGGAACGTGCTGCTGCCCAACGTGCGCGGCGGCGTGCTCGGCAGCTTCTTCATGGGCTTCGTGATGAGCTGGGAAGAGGTGGTGGTGACCCTGTTCACCAGCGGCCTGAACGTGGTGACGCTGCCCAAGCGCATCTGGGACGGCCTGCGCTACAACCTCGACCCGGCGATTGCCGCCGTGTCCACCCTGATGATCGTCCTCACCCTGGTGGTGATGCTGGTGCGCCTGTACCTGGCGCGACAGCAACCACCCAGCTGA